The stretch of DNA GAGAATCCAACAATAATCGTAGGAACGATTACACTTAATATTTTTGCCCAGCGAAACCAACCGTCGACATTCCCCATTAACCAAAGAGGGAATGTTAAAAGAGATAAAAGCCAAAAATATGCAGAAAGCTTGTAATGCTTACGAAAAAAGACAATAATACCTAACAAAAGCGCCAAATAGATTGGCATAGATATTACATGTGGCCAAATAACCATTTTCCTCACCCTTTTTTCTTATTTAACAAACCGAACGTTCGTTATGTTTATAGTATAATTCTACCACCCAAGAATAGTCAATGTGATTTTTTTCACAAATCAAAATTTAATTTGTTTACCTTGGTGTGGTATTCTTAACCTGGTAAGGGGGATTTGTATGAAAGTGGATGGGAAATCAAAAATACTTGCAGCGGCAAGGAAAGTTATAACCCAGCACGGTTCTAATCGCGCGACGGTAAGAGCGATAGCTGAGGAAGCTGGCATGAGTACAGGGGCAATTTATCATTATTATAAGAATAAAGACGACATTTTATATGACCTTCTAGATGAAAGTCTCTCAGATTCCACACGTATCGCAAAAGGAATTGCTACACACAAGTTAAGAAGAGACAAGGTTAAAGAAGAAGTTGTGCAAAAAACGGAAGAACGATTAAAAAAAGATGCCGAAAATCGTTTACAATATCACTTTGCACACGAAATATTATTAGGCAATAAAGAATTACAGCTAAAATTCAAGGAAAAATATAAAGAATGGAACCTTCGAATTGAAGAAATATTAATAAACTTGTACGGACTTGACGATACACCATTGAATAAGGCATTGACCTCATGGTTATTAGGGGCAGTAGATGGAGTGATATTACAATACCTTCTAGAGGTTAATGATAACGATGTTGAAGACATGATGGAGATATTCGAACTGTTATTAGAAAAAGGCTTGCCAACATTTATTCAACTACTTAACGAAAGATAACATTTCGGGACACCACACACAAAAAAAGCGCAAGACGCCTGCTTAGCGGCGTGCACCGAAGACCTTTTCAGGATCGCATAGCTCGTTTCGTTCCCTTTTTGGTGCTCCGAAGGCCTTTTCGGGAACGCATAGCTTGATTCGTTCCCTTTTTGGTGCTCCGAAGGCCTTTTCGGGAACGCATAGCTTGATTCGTTCCCTTTTTGGTCCTCCGAAGGCCTTTTCAGTAACGCATAGATCGATTCGTTCCCTTTTTGGTGCTCCGAAAGCCTTTTCGGGAACGCATAGCTCGTTTCGTTCCTTTTTTGGTGCTCCGAAGGCCTTTTCAGTAACGCATAGATCGTTTCGTTCCTTTTTTGGTGCTCCGAAGGCCTTTTCGGGAACGCATAGGCGTTAGCGGGGATTCCTGCAGGAAAGCGGTTTTCTCTTCCCAGGGGATCACGGCTTTGGGCGATAGCAGCTGGCGCCTGGAACTAGACACTAATCTTACTTGATAAACTTATACTTTCTAACCTTATAAAGAAAACTCGCCGATTGGCGGGCCTTTAGGCGAAGGCAGAGGCGTAGTTGCCCTTATCTATATTCTTAAAATTGGCCACTGCGTCGAAACACTTCTTTGCTGACAATTTATACTGTCCTATACGGCGAAAAAAGAGGTTCTCCAACACAATGGAAAACCTCTTTAATCATTATGCCAATTAACGAACGGAGACTTTTCAGACACCATGGTATGAGATTAGTGCGAAATCAACATTTCTTAATTGTGGTAATTTGGGTATACCGCTAAAGTTTTGATATCAATTGGATCACAAACCATACCGGCAATCACTCATAATATAAAAGAGCAGTCATATTCATATGACTGCTCAAAAGTAACATCCAGGATTCTTTACCAACCTTCATGTTGGTAACATTATTTTATGGCTAATTCTATTATTCCACCGTTACCGACTTTGCCAGATTGCGAGGCTTATCAACATCACAATCACGGTGCAGCGCTGCATAATACGAAATCAGCTGCAGCGGAATGACACTGACAAGCGGTGTCATCAGTGGATGGACGGCTTCGATGACAAGTGTGTCGTCCTCTTCCTCCATGCCTTTCATGCTGATGACGCAAGGGTAAGCGCCGCGTGCTGCCACTTCTTTGACGTTTCCGCGGATGCTCAGGTTGACCGGTTCCTGTGTCGCAAGCGCGATGACCGGTGTGCCTTCTTCAATCAGGGCGATCGTTCCGTGCTTGAGTTCCCCGCCGGCGAATCCTTCCGCCTGGATATAGGAAATCTCTTTAAGCTTAAGCGCCCCTTCAAGAGACACATAGTAATCGCTCGCACGGCCGATGAAGAAGCAGTTGCGGGTAACGGATAAGAATTCACGCGCAATCTCTTCCATCCGCTCCTTCTGGTCTGTCAGAGCTTCCATTGCATTAGCGACAATGCCCAGTTCCTGAATCGGATCGAAATCAAGTTCAATGCCTTTCGTGCGGGCAGCATCTACAGCAAGGATTGCCTGTACTGCCATCTGTGCTGTATAGGCTTTTGTTGACGCAACTGCGATTTCAGGACCGGCATGCAGATGAAGCGTGTAATCCGCTTCCCGTGAAAGCGTGGACCCCGGCACGTTTGTAATGGTAAGGGCACGATGGCCAAGCTCTTTGATCTGTACAAGCACTGCGCGGCTGTCCGCTGTTTCTCCGCTCTGGGAAATAAATACGAATAACGGCTTTTCACTCAACAGCGGCATGTTATAGGAAAACTCACTTGCAACATGCACTTCAGTTGGAATCTTGGCGAACTTTTCAAGGAATTGCTTGCCAATCAAGCCGGCATGGTAGCTGGTTCCGGCAGCGATAATATAAATCCGGTCGGTATCCTGCACCGCCTGGCGGATATCTTCATCCAGCTTCAGGTCGCCGTTTTCATCCTGGTACTCCTGGATGATTTTCCGGATGACAAGCGGCTGCTCATCGATTTCCTTCAGCATATAATGCGGATATGTCCCTTTTTCAATATCGCTTGCATCAAGCTCGGCTGTGTAAGGTTCCCGTTTGACCTCTTCGCCGTCAAGGTTCGTGATTTTTACACTGTCACGCGTCACGACAACCACTTCTTTATCCATCAGCTCAACGAATTGATCCGTCACCTGAATCATAGCCATGGCATCGGAAGCGACGACATTGAAGCCTTCATCACCAAGACCGACAAGAAGCGGGCTCTTATTTTTTGCCACATAAATGGTGTCCTTATTTTCATTGTCCATCAACGCAAGCGCATAGGATCCCTTTAGTTCGCGAAGCGTTTTGCGGAACGCGTTTTCCACCGTTTCGCCGGCTTGCACAAGCTTTTCGATCAGCTGAACAATTACCTCTGTATCCGTATCACTTTTAAGCTCCACTTCCTGCATATGCTCCCGTTTAAGGGCAGTGAAATTTTCAATGACACCATTATGGACAATGGTGAAACGTTCCGATGTGCTCTGGTGCGGATGGGCGTTCACTTTGCTTGGCGGTCCGTGCGTTGCCCAGCGTGTATGTCCGATGCCTGAAGTTGCCTCGATGCCGTTATTCACACTTTCGCGCAAGTCGGCGATTCGGCCTTTTTCTTTGAAAAGGTGCATTCCGCTTTCGTTGGCAATCGCGATGCCGGCAGAATCATATCCCCGGTATTCGAGTTTTTGCAGCCCGTTCAATAAAATTCCTTTTGCATCTTCGTTTCCGATATAACCTACAATTCCACACATAGTCTTAAATCTCTTCCCTTCCCGTACAGGGACAAGA from Bacillus marinisedimentorum encodes:
- a CDS encoding TetR/AcrR family transcriptional regulator, whose translation is MKVDGKSKILAAARKVITQHGSNRATVRAIAEEAGMSTGAIYHYYKNKDDILYDLLDESLSDSTRIAKGIATHKLRRDKVKEEVVQKTEERLKKDAENRLQYHFAHEILLGNKELQLKFKEKYKEWNLRIEEILINLYGLDDTPLNKALTSWLLGAVDGVILQYLLEVNDNDVEDMMEIFELLLEKGLPTFIQLLNER
- the glmS gene encoding glutamine--fructose-6-phosphate transaminase (isomerizing), which translates into the protein MCGIVGYIGNEDAKGILLNGLQKLEYRGYDSAGIAIANESGMHLFKEKGRIADLRESVNNGIEATSGIGHTRWATHGPPSKVNAHPHQSTSERFTIVHNGVIENFTALKREHMQEVELKSDTDTEVIVQLIEKLVQAGETVENAFRKTLRELKGSYALALMDNENKDTIYVAKNKSPLLVGLGDEGFNVVASDAMAMIQVTDQFVELMDKEVVVVTRDSVKITNLDGEEVKREPYTAELDASDIEKGTYPHYMLKEIDEQPLVIRKIIQEYQDENGDLKLDEDIRQAVQDTDRIYIIAAGTSYHAGLIGKQFLEKFAKIPTEVHVASEFSYNMPLLSEKPLFVFISQSGETADSRAVLVQIKELGHRALTITNVPGSTLSREADYTLHLHAGPEIAVASTKAYTAQMAVQAILAVDAARTKGIELDFDPIQELGIVANAMEALTDQKERMEEIAREFLSVTRNCFFIGRASDYYVSLEGALKLKEISYIQAEGFAGGELKHGTIALIEEGTPVIALATQEPVNLSIRGNVKEVAARGAYPCVISMKGMEEEDDTLVIEAVHPLMTPLVSVIPLQLISYYAALHRDCDVDKPRNLAKSVTVE